A single genomic interval of Cucumis sativus cultivar 9930 chromosome 5, Cucumber_9930_V3, whole genome shotgun sequence harbors:
- the LOC101213358 gene encoding MDIS1-interacting receptor like kinase 2 produces MTNQVKHPIPLPVVVVLLLFLTILCKTRASITTETEALLKWKASLPKQSILDTWVVLPSNSSSSSSKASNPCQWKGITCNNESTHVIEINLAHTGLNGTIESLDFSSFPNLLRLDLKLNNLNGSIPPSIGLLSKLQFFDLSTNSFNSTLPSSLANFTEVYELDVSRNHITGGLHPSFFPTEDSKFGWKSMQHLVMQDTMVEGELPEEFGNMKSLSIIALDRCKFYGSIPKSIGNLENLTKLRLNGIGNFSGEIPEGIGKLTKLVDLRLFGNKLSGALPQDLGIYSPLVDVQIFENNFTGPLPPGLCTHGQLVNLTAFSNSFTGPIPSFKNCPKLYRLRLEHNQLTGNVEEAFGVYPNLTYIDLSDNKLTGNLSPNWGKCKNLTKLSIATNMITGEIPKEITQLKNLVVLDLSFNNFSGLIPENIGDLSSLSSLQLQGNRQLSGNIPLDIGSLSNLESLDLSMNKIEGSIPKQIGDCSRLRNLSLSTNRLNGSIPYELGNILSLEDLLDLSNNSLVGEIPSSLGNLMHLERLSLSHNHLSGEIPNSLKDMMGLVSINLSFNNLSGPLPSGGVFDKAQLQDFVNNTDLCGNIEGMQRCYIFMGKSKDERKQKLLIILVPTLLSVLLFSLILFGIISWFRRKKVVKESNYTPRTPKMEPKSQFANLWEYDGKLVYDEIIQATENFDDKYCIGRGGSGTVYKAEMSSGEVFAVKKLNLWDSDMGMENLKSFKREVATLTEIRHRNIVKLYGFCSRGEHTFLVYDFIERGSLWDVLRSEEKAIEVDWVKRVEIVKGVAEALYYLHHDCVPAIVHCDVTTKNVLLDVDFEAHVADFGTARFLKFDALHSTDVAGTHGYMAPELAYTSKVTEKCDIYSFGVVSLEVLMGRHPGEALLPLQSSAQKAIEMEASLDPRLACPQTGKLLSELSSLVSIAISCVQAEPHLRPTMHNVCRLMGLK; encoded by the exons ATGACCAACCAAGTTAAACACCCAATTCCACTTCCAGTTGTAGttgttttgcttctttttttaacaatcCTTTGTAAAACAAGAGCCAGTATCACCACTGAAACTGAAGCTTTATTGAAATGGAAAGCAAGTTTGCCAAAGCAATCAATTCTAGACACATGGGTGGTTCTTCCATCAAACTCATCAAGCTCCTCATCCAAAGCCTCAAATCCATGTCAATGGAAGGGAATTACTTGCAACAATGAAAGCACTCATGTCATAGAAATCAATTTGGCTCACACTGGTTTGAATGGTACTATTGAAAGTTTAgacttttcttcatttcccaACCTTCTTAGATTGGATCTCAAATTGAATAATCTCAATGGATCCATTCCACCTTCCATTGGACTTCTCAGTAAGCTTCAATTTTTTGATCTCTCCACCAACTCCTTCAATAGTACCCTTCCTTCTTCTCTTGCTAATTTCACCGAGGTTTACGAGCTCGATGTATCTCGAAACCACATTACTGGAGGCTTGCATCCAAGCTTCTTCCCGACTGAAGATTCGAAATTTGGTTGGAAAAGCATGCAGCACTTGGTTATGCAAGATACCATG GTCGAAGGCGAGCTTCCCGAGGAGTTTGGAAATATGAAGTCGCTAAGTATAATTGCTCTTGATCGATGTAAATTTTATGGCTCAATTCCTAAATCTATAGGAAACTTGGAAAATTTAACCAAACTTCGTCTGAATGGTATTGGAAATTTCAGTGGTGAAATTCCTGAAGGTATtggaaaattgacaaaattggTTGATCTAAGGCTGTTTGGTAACAAGTTAAGTGGGGCATTGCCTCAAGACTTGGGAATTTATTCACCTTTGGTCGATGTTCAGATTTTTGAGAACAACTTTACGGGTCCTTTGCCCCCAGGTTTGTGCACCCATGGCCAGCTTGTTAACCTCACTGCATTTTCCAACTCTTTCACAG GTCCGATTCCTAGCTTCAAAAATTGCCCAAAGTTGTATAGGCTTCGTTTAGAACACAATCAATTAACAGGAAATGTGGAAGAAGCTTTTGGTGTTTATCCTAATTTAACTTACATTGACTTGAGTGACAATAAACTGACTGGAAACCTCTCTCCAAACTGGGGGAAATGCAAGAATTTGACCAAGTTGAGCATCGCCACCAACATGATTACCGGTGAAATTCCAAAAGAAATTACTCAATTGAAGAATTTAGTAGTCCTTGATCTCTCCTTCAACAATTTCTCTGGACTGATACCGGAGAATATCGGAGATTTATCGTCGTTATCGTCTCTACAGTTGCAAGGGAACCGTCAACTATCTGGAAACATACCACTGGATATCGGTAGCCTTTCGAATCTCGAATCGCTCGATCTGTCGATGAACAAGATTGAAGGTTCGATCCCTAAGCAAATTGGAGATTGCTCAAGGCTTCGAAATCTAAGCTTGAGTACGAACCGGTTGAACGGTTCGATCCCATATGAGTTAGGGAATATTTTGTCCTTGGAAGATTTGTTGGATTTGAGTAACAATTCGTTGGTTGGAGAAATTCCTTCATCACTTGGGAATTTGATGCATTTAGAGAGATTGAGTTTGTCTCATAATCATCTTTCTGGTGAAATCCCTAATTCCTTGAAGGATATGATGGGATTAGTGAGTATAAATCTTTCATTCAACAATTTAAGTGGACCTCTTCCTTCTGGTGGTGTCTTTGACAAAGCTCAGCTACAAGATTTTGTTAACAACACAGATTTATGTGGAAATATTGAGGGCATGCAAAGATGTTATATTTTCATGGGAAAATCCAAAGATGAAAG AAAGCAGAAGCTATTGATTATTCTGGTTCCAACTTTACTCAGTGTACTATTATTCTCTCTAATACTATTCGGAATTATTTCGTGGTTCCGACGAAAAAAAGTCGTAAAAGAATCAAACTACACACCAAGAACACCAAAAATGGAACCAAAATCACAATTTGCAAACCTCTGGGAGTACGACGGGAAGCTAGTATACGACGAGATAATCCAAGCAACAGAGAATTTCGACGACAAATACTGCATCGGAAGAGGAGGGTCAGGAACAGTTTACAAAGCCGAAATGTCGAGTGGTGAGGTATTCGCAGTAAAGAAGCTCAACCTTTGGGACAGTGACATGGGGATGGAGAACTTGAAGAGTTTCAAAAGGGAAGTCGCAACACTAACCGAGATCCGACATCGAAACATAGTTAAGCTTTACGGATTCTGCTCGAGAGGCGAACACACGTTTTTGGTATACGATTTCATCGAAAGAGGGAGTTTATGGGATGTTTTGAGAAGTGAAGAGAAGGCGATAGAGGTTGATTGGGTGAAGAGAGTTGAGATAGTGAAGGGTGTGGCTGAGGCTTTGTATTATTTGCATCATGACTGCGTTCCGGCGATCGTCCACTGTGACGTGACAACGAAGAATGTTTTGTTGGATGTGGATTTTGAAGCTCATGTGGCGGATTTTGGGACTGCAAGGTTTTTGAAGTTTGATGCTTTGCATTCCACTGATGTTGCTGGCACTCATGGGTATATGGCTCCAG AGCTGGCATATACGAGCAAAGTAACAGAAAAATGTGACATTTATAGCTTTGGAGTGGTGAGTTTGGAAGTATTGATGGGAAGACATCCAGGAGAAGCCCTTCTACCTTTACAAAGTTCCGCACAAAAGGCGATTGAGATGGAAGCGTCGTTGGATCCTCGCCTTGCATGCCCTCAAACAGGAAAGCTTTTAAGTGAATTGAGCTCCCTTGTGAGCATAGCAATCTCTTGTGTGCAAGCTGAGCCTCATTTACGCCCCACTATGCACAACGTCTGTCGTTTGATGGGATTGAAGTGA